The following are encoded together in the Carettochelys insculpta isolate YL-2023 chromosome 24, ASM3395843v1, whole genome shotgun sequence genome:
- the KHDRBS1 gene encoding KH domain-containing, RNA-binding, signal transduction-associated protein 1 — MQRREDPAARLGRAPGPAARPGGGAPRRPPRGGARGAGAQPPPLLPPAATAAAASSQTPSSGPTPLLPGATVKMEPENKYLPELMAEKDSLDPSFTHAMQLLTAEIEKIQKGETKKDEEENYLDLFSHKNMKLKERVLIPVKQYPKFNFVGKILGPQGNTIKRLQEETGAKISVLGKGSMRDKAKEEELRKGGDPKYAHLNMDLHVFIEVFGPPCEAYALMAHAMEEVKKFLVPDMMDDICQEQFLELSYLNGVPEPARGRGVPVRGRGAAPPPPPVPRGRGVVGPPRGALVRGAPVRGAIARGATVARGVPPPPSVRGAPVPRARAAGIQRIPLPPPPAPETYEDYGYDDTYAEQSYEGYEGYYSQGQGDTEYYDYGHGEAQESYEAYGQDDWNGTRPSLKAPPARPVKGAYREHPYGRY; from the exons ATGCAGCGCCGCGAGGACCCCGCCGCCCGGCTGGGCAGAGCCCCGGGCCCCGCCGCTCGCCCGGGGGGGGGCGCGCCACGTCGGCCGCCCCGCGGGGGGGCCCGAGGGGCCGGGGCCCAGCCGCCGCCGCTGCTCCCGCCcgccgccaccgccgccgccgcctcctcccagACCCCTAGCTCCGGGCCCACCCCGCTCCTGCCCGGGGCCACCGTCAAGATGGAGCCTGAGAACAAGTACCTGCCGGAGCTCATGGCCGAGAAGGACAGCCTGGACCCGTCCTTCACCCACGCCATGCAGCTGCTGACAGCAG AAATTGAAAAAATTCAGAAGGGTGAAACAAAGAAAGATGAGGAAGAGAACTACTTGGATTTGTTTTCCCACAAGAACATGAAACTGAAGGAACGTGTTCTGATACCTGTTAAACAGTATCCCAAG TTTAATTTCGTTGGGAAAATTTTGGGACCCCAAGGCAACACCATCAAAAGACTGCAGGAAGAAACTGGGGCCAAGATCTCTGTGCTTGGAAAAGGCTCAATGAGAGACAAAGCAAAG gaggAAGAACTCCGCAAAGGAGGAGATCCCAAGTATGCTCATTTAAATATGGATCTACATGTCTTCATTGAAGTCTTTGGACCACCTTGTGAGGCCTATGCTCTTATGGCTCATGCCATGGAAGAAGTCAAGAAGTTCCTTGTTCCG gATATGATGGATGACATCTGCCAGGAACAGTTTTTGGAGCTGTCCTATCTGAATGGAGTACCAGAACCAGCACGTGGCCGTGGAGTCCCTGTGCGAGGAAGAGGAGCCGCTCCCCCTCCGCCACCTGTTCCTAG agGGCGTGGTGTAGTGGGCCCTCCTCGTGGAGCACTGGTGCGaggagcaccagtgaggggtgccATAGCCAGAGGAGCTACTGTGGCTCGGGGTGTACCACCTCCTCCTTCAGTAAGGGGCGCACCTGTACCGAGAGCTCGTGCAGCTGGCATTCAGAGAATACCgcttcctcctccacctgcacccgAAACTTACGAAGATTAT GGTTATGATGATACATATGCCGAGCAGAGTTATGAGGGATATGAAGGCTACTACAGCCAGGGCCAAGG GGACACAGAATATTATGATTATGGACATGGGGAGGCCCAAGAATCCTATGAAGCTTATG GCCAAGATGATTGGAATGGAACAAGGCCCTCCCTGAAGGCTCCGCCAGCTAGGCCAGTGAAGGGAGCCTACAGAGAGCATCCCTACGGACGCTATTAA